AAAGTTGTTTTTCCCGAACCATTTTCACCAACTAGTGCTACTACTTCTCCCGGTTTGATGTTCAAATTGATATGATGCAGTGCTTGACGGGTTGTAGTAGAGTATTGAAAACTAACATCATGAAACACAATACCTGTCTGCATTGGTCGCGGTATTGGTTTGGCATTTACCGGATCAATTAATCTGGGTTTAAGGTCAAGAAACTCGTAGAGATTACCTAAAAATAAATTATCTTCGTAAAGTGCCGAAATGTTAGCTAATAAACTTTTAATATCGTTCTGTCCTCGTTGTAGTGCTTGATAATAAAGCACCAAATCACCCAAACGTAGAACTCCGTTGATAGCTTGATAAATAATTAAAGCATAAATAGCAAATATGAGAATACCAGCGATCGCCTCGGCTGCAAAGTTAGCTATAAAGCGGCGGGTAAAAATTTTCAGGCTTTCTTTATATATTTGTCTGCGGATGCGAAGATACCAATTACTAAAGTAGTGACCTAAATCAAATAAGCGAATTTCTTTAGCAAATTGGTCTGATGTCAGCATCCAAGCTAAATAAAAACCTTGACGTTGCATCGGTGTCCATTTGCGCTGCCAATCATACATAATGCGGCTATATTTGACCCGCACTAACATTGCTGGTAACGCAGCCACAAATAAAACACCCAGAATTCCCCAATGGAGTGTTAGTAACAAACCAATCATTGCTACTAAAGAAATACTATTTTGCCCAATCTGTGCTAAACGATTGAGAATTTGCGGTGGTCGATAAGGTGCTTCTTGTTGCGCTCTTTGTAAGGTATCGTAGTATAAAGAATTTTCGTAATACTCTAGGTCAGCCTCAATAGATTTAGCGTTAATAATTCCTTGCATATAGTCAGTTACCCGTTGAGAATGGGCAGTGGTGACTAGTTCTGTTAAGGAGTTAGCCAGAGTGGTTAATAAAGTCACTCCACCAGCGATCGCAATTAAGACTAAGACATTACGAAATGCGGCTGCTTTGTCTGCTAGGCTCAGGTTGGCAGCTACCGCATCAATAATGAGTTTCGAGAGATAAATTGAGATTACTGGTAAGATACCTTGAATAGTCAGTAAGACTACACGGGCGATCGTCCAACCAGGGCTACTTTGCCATACTAAGCGCAATGCAGGCAAAAGTCGCAGAGTATTTTGCAGCTTATCTCGAATTTTTTTGCCTAGTTGCATATTTAAAATGGCGATCGCAGTAAAGAATGTGCAAATGTCAACTCTAATTTCTTAGACTTTAGATTGTAACGGGAGATAGGTTCCCTTGAACAAGGTCATTTTCTACTAACTTCACCAACTCAGGGAGTGCCGCTAACGAACGTTGCCGCCGTAAACTATAAATCGGCACTTGTTTAACTACACTCATACATTGCCTAAAATGTTCTTTGAGAAATTCTGGCGCAGTCAGGGCCTGCATTTCTCTAGAGTGTCGGACTAATTCTCCAAAGCTTTGTTTTGCTTCTAAAGGAACTATTTCTGCGTGAGTTCCCCAACCTAAAACATAAATTTTTTTCAGAGGTACAGATTGTTGAAAGAAGCCGTCTTGCAATCGATGAACACGCTTCACAGTTTGGGAATTTAGTAAAGGTAAGCTTTCTGGTACATGGCCAAAAGAAGCCACCGCATCTGGCCATAGCTTAATTTGCGGAAACCCAGGAATTACTAGCGATTGTTTTTCACCAACTTGAATTGCCAAAACATCATCTGTCAAAATACTGTAGCCATGAGCGTGAAAACATTCTGCTAAAGTTGACTTACCAAAACCTGAGTCAGCCATAAAGGCCACTGCACTACCATCAATGACTACACTACTAGCATGAAGTACAAGCAAGCCCCTCTGTCTTAGCAATACACAAATAATCACACCCACCAGAAAAGTCCGGATTATATCCTCATCAACACCTGGGTTGGGGTCAATAACAATTTCTTTACCGTCTTTCACCAACACCATACCGAATTCGGCAATTGTAGCTAATAGATAGTTACCACCATCACTACGCTTTTGTGGTGGTTCATTTAGCTTACCCAAGCGGATAACTACATCCGCTGGTTTATCACTGGGGATGAGTTCAGGTAAGGGTAATTCGGAGTGAATGCCTAAGTTATATGCAGTGTAAACGTACATCTAAATAATATTGCTGGATGACTACTAAAAAACTATTTTTTGTTATGCAAAACTCAAGTTTACTAACGCTGTTATGTTGACAAATGTCTGACAATCTGTAACAAAGGAAGCCATCAGGAAAACTATTTCCTGATGTTTCGATCATCTGATTTAACTTTGAAAGTAGTCCTAAAAAGCTCTATTTTCTAGGACTACTGAGCTTTATCTTAGTTCTAGAGTATATTTGGGTGTAATGGTAAAAGTAGTTAGTACTATTACACTAATAACTTGTCTAGAACTATTATTGGGGAATAAGTACTCCATCTACGGAACCGCTTCGTCCTATGAGTTCACCAGGAAGAGATGGACTATTAGGATCAGTACCGATTTGGAAAGTATCCTTTGGGCCGGGTTTACCAAAAGCATGGGTAACGTTTTCAACACTACCGTAGTTTGTTAATTTGGGAGCTTCGTAAGCTTTTTTCATTGTTTGGGTCTCCTGTTGGTTTTGTTTATTTCTTACTAAACTAGATGTTGGCTTTGAGACATTCACCAAATCAGTCTAGGTAGGAGCAGGCTAAAGCCGCACTGCCCCTAGTCAGACTTATGGTTTTAATGGGGATATAATTCAGATCAAGAGCAAGTATTAAATATTTATCTTCCTCGAGAGCTACCTACAGGAATGATTATTCCATCAGCCGCAGAACCACTCAGCCCTAGTACTGAACCAGGAATAGGAGTAGGATTATTTCCAATGAAGATAGTATCCGCCGAAGCATCGTCACCAAAAGCATTAGTAACATCTTGAACACTGCCGTAGTTTGTTAATTGAGGAGCTTTGTAAGCTTTTTTCATATTTTCTGTCTCTTGCTTGCTTCGTTTATCTTTTGCTGGAATATATAGCCGTAGTCATTTAGGGTAGGTCAATATTGATTACTCAAAGCCTGATAGCTAATGGCTTGATACTCAGCACTTTGCCATAAATATTGGCTTGGAGATCCTGCCCAATTTAGTCTAGGTAGGAGCAGGCTAAAAATGCACTGCCCCTAGTCAGACTTATGGTTTGTTTTGGTTATGATTTAGCCAAAGAGCGTATGCGAGAAATTACCAATTTGGTATTGCTCCATTTTTCTTTGTCCTAGTTGGGAATGAGTACCCCATTTTGGGAACCACTGAGTCCAATAGTTGAACCAGGAATAGGAGTAGGATTACTTCCAATTAGGAAGGTATCTCTTCCACCTGAGTGACCAAAAGCATTGGTAATATTTTGAACACTACCGTAGTTTGTAAGTTGAGGAGCTTCGTAAGCTTTTTTCATTGTTAAGTCTCCTGTTGTTTTTGTTGATTTGTTACTGGACTAGATATTGGCTTTGAGATATTCACCAATTCAGCCTAGGTAGGAGCAGGCTAAAAATGCGCTACCCCTAGTCCGACTTATGGTTTATTTGGTTATGGTTCAGCCAAAGAGCGAGTGTTAAAGCTTTCCAACCTGGAATTGTTGAATCATCATTTACATCCTCTGTTGTAGATATAAGATTGTCGTAGTATCTGCGGAGCGTGTTGAGATCCACAAATTCTTGAAGATTATTGGCATCATTGGTAATTACTTCATCTAACAGCTGCCGATCAAAATGCAATAACCCACGCTGAAAGTTGGGTGTCATATTGGTTTTGCCACCACGCCACTGTACTTCTTGGGGAAGAATACCTTCTAAACCTCGCCGCATCACTAGGCGAGACCATCCTTGATTGAGTTTTTGTTCTGGTGGTAAAGATAGGCAAAATTCAATCAAGCGTTTATCCATAAAGGGATGACGTGACTCTAGAGAAAATGCGGCAGAACATAGGTCGCCCAATTCCAGTACTGTGGTGAATAAGGCGGAATTTAAGGTACGACATTGTTCCTCTCTCACTGTGATAGCTGGATTTTGGTCTTGATCATGAGATGGTGTTAGAGGATTTATCCCGACTTGTTTAGCGAAGTGAGGGTTGATTAAAGAAGTGACTTGAGGTTGATTTTGTTTGTGACCGCGGAGCGATCGCCAAATCTTCAAGATATATTGAGGAACTAAGGGTTTAATTCCGTAAGTGACGAACAATTTCCGCCTCGAAACTCGAAAATGCTGACTAATTTGCAACGCAGTTCGCACAAAAGTGAGCATTTTTCTCTGTTTGACTAACTCCTGTAAGTAGGGAATGGCATATCCGTAGAAAATGGCTGCCAATGAGGTATCAAAGTGTTGAGATATGGCTTGAGCTTCTTGGATAAATGTCTGCCATTTTCCTTGACGCGCTAACTCCGCAAAATAGGTTATACCGTGAGATACTGTTGTATCACCATCAAAACCATCTAGGGAAATGCGTATACCTGCTTGTTGAGCAGCCCGATTTAATCCCCATACCAGAAAATGGCTAGGCCCAATAAAGGGTTCTTCCATGTATTTATAGTAGTCCTGCCATTCCGATAGAGGGCCTGATTGATCGGCGTGGACATAATGGGGGATAAATCCGCCCTGGTTTAATACAGGGTTAATATATTGACGTTCGTCGCACTCTGGAACTTCTTCAAAAATATTTGAGAAAGTGTGCAGTTGTGCGCCTTTTTCTTGCAATATATCTCTGGCTACACAAGCAATGGAAGATGAGTCTAAGCCACCACTCAAGTGACAACTAACAGGAAATGCACTGCGTAAGCGACAACGAACTGCTTCAGTAAACACCTCTCGGAAAGCTGCTGCATATTCTGCATCTGAGTTTAGTCTTAACTCTTGACCCACTTTTAAAGACCAGTAGGCGTGAGATTGTAATCCACCCGTGTAACTCACTGTCATTGTGTGAGCCGGAGGTAATCTATAGATATTTTTATAGGCAGTAATAGATTTATCTTCTGTAAATGGGTGTAAATGGTTGGCGATCGCAATTTCATTCACCTTGTTCGGCACTTCTGGTAAACTCAAAAGCGCTTTCATTTCCGAAGCAAAGTAAAATTGCTGTCCAGGTTGATAGTAATAATATAAGGGTTTGATGCCAAAATGATCTCTGGCACAGAATAATATCTGCTTCTGTTGATCCCAGATCACAAATGCAAAATCACCCAATAATTTGTTTGGACATTGCTCACCCCATTTTGCATAAGCCGCCAGTACTAACTGGCTATCTGTGATTTTTTCGGGTGGGCAATTATCAATGGATAATGCAGATATTAGTTCATCTCGGTTATCTATACGGATATCTGCTGTAATGACTAACTCGCCATTATGATCAACTAACGGTAATTTCTCTAGCAGCGATTCTGGAGTACTCCACAGCATCCGATGACCTAGACCAATTGCGCCAGAACACCAGACATCTGCACCATCAGGCCCCCGATGAGCGATCGCATCTACCATCACAGCCAGCTTTTGTGGCTCAACTGACTGACTATCTAGATTGTAAATGCCAACTATACCACTCATGATTTATATCCCTGCAAAAGACGGCAATGGAGTAAAGCGTGAGAGATCAGGAAGATAGCCGATGACTACTTGTCCTTGAGTTTCAATCCAAGCATGAGCTTCTAAGTTTCCAGCTTCGCCTTTAACGACTCCGATACGTAATTCGGGTGAATAACCATAGCGAGTCATTAATATTTGGCAAGTTAAAGCCCTCGCTAGGCATTTAGCTCCACCAGGGGTGTAACGTGTGCTAATGTTGATCGCCCAAACAATTTTATTTAAAGAAACTGGTTTTAGACTGGAGTTTGGCTGACTGTGTTGATTTATGAGTTTTCTTAAAGTATTAAAGGATAGTAACCGCATTCCTAGCCGCACTAATCCCAGTAACATGAACGTACTTAATAAAAATTGGCGATCGCTGTTGGTTAGTTGCAGTATTTTAAGCAGACGTTTCATTCTTAATTTCTATCAATCCTTTCGCTGCTAAGTCTTCTAGCAAATCTGAAATATCAAGTTTACATACCTCTGCTTCTACTTCATATTCTGCTAAGATTGCATCTTGAATTTCTTTGATAGTCTTAGGTGATTGAATGAAATTCCATATACTAGCGCCTACTTGATTCAGTCCATAATAAGCACCAGATTTAATATCAAGTATGACCACTTCTCCTTGTAATTCTGAACAAATTTGTTCTCTTGAGGCTACGACACTAACATTTTCAGATGAACTTAATTTTGTAAGCATTCTTCTAGTATAATCACTGGTTTTTAATTGTTTATACTAAAATTAATTTATAACACCTTGTGGAAATTACTGTTACGTAAAAGTGATATCTTCATCCTTTGTTTTAAAAATAGCTGACTTTATAAAGTAATTGTGAAGTAATATAATATAGTCGTATAGCCTTGCTCTCTGTAGTTAATTCATCTACTGAATTATAAATGTTCAACGGCATATTAAAGTAATAAATACATCAACTAGCAGTTAAGTAATTTAATGACTAAAAAGTTTCGTATGTTCTCAATTACTCAGGATACACATGTTGAGATACAACGAAATTCACATTTTTGACTGGACAAAAAGGCAAAAAATGACTATAAGTATACAACGAGAAAAATTATACTTATAATCTTATCTATACAATGACAAAAATAATATTTCAAAATTATTTACCTTAAGTCAATATATCTTTTGAAGGATATCTCAACTCAAGGTGAGAAGTATCGATAATTTAAATGGGCTTGCCAAGAAAGCAATTGACCTTTTTGGACAGAATAACAAACAAAAAGTTCCCTAAGCCGGAGATGAATTCTTCAGCCCACCCAGAATAATTACTTAAGCTCAAAACCTATGTCGGGATGACTGGATTCGAACCAGCGGCCCCTTCGTCCCGAACGAAGTGCGCTACCAAGCTGCGCTACATCCCGCTAAAAATAGCAAACATCTTTATTATGATACCACAAATGTCTTGCAAAAGCGAGTAGGCAGAGAAACTGGAAAATCAGCAGATATTGAACTGTATGAGGCAGAAGAACAAAATGAGCAATGACAACTATATATATAGATTGCTTGCTACGATTAGATTTGTATAACTTTCAGTGGTAAAAGTGGATTGTGACTGTTAACCAAAAGCCAGACTGGTTGCGAGTAAAAGCGCCTCAATGGGAGCGCGTCGGTAACGTTAAAGAAATTTTGCGGGATTTAGCACTCAATACGGTTTGTGAGGAAGCGTCCTGTCCGAATATTGGTGAGTGCTTCAATGCA
This window of the Nostoc sp. HK-01 genome carries:
- a CDS encoding ABC transporter, ATP-binding/permease protein, with the protein product MQLGKKIRDKLQNTLRLLPALRLVWQSSPGWTIARVVLLTIQGILPVISIYLSKLIIDAVAANLSLADKAAAFRNVLVLIAIAGGVTLLTTLANSLTELVTTAHSQRVTDYMQGIINAKSIEADLEYYENSLYYDTLQRAQQEAPYRPPQILNRLAQIGQNSISLVAMIGLLLTLHWGILGVLFVAALPAMLVRVKYSRIMYDWQRKWTPMQRQGFYLAWMLTSDQFAKEIRLFDLGHYFSNWYLRIRRQIYKESLKIFTRRFIANFAAEAIAGILIFAIYALIIYQAINGVLRLGDLVLYYQALQRGQNDIKSLLANISALYEDNLFLGNLYEFLDLKPRLIDPVNAKPIPRPMQTGIVFHDVSFQYSTTTRQALHHINLNIKPGEVVALVGENGSGKTTLIKLLCRLYDPTAGSITIDGVDIRDYKIAELRRDISVIFQDYAKYNFTAQENIWLANIELPANRESIMTAARRSGADDVITKLPKGYDTILGKLFDQGEELSIGQWQKIALARAFLRDSQLIVLDEPTSAMDPKAEYEVFEKFRQLIQNQAAILISHRLSTVKMADRIYVMENGTIMESGTHDELIKLGSRYAYLYETQAKQYR
- the asnB_1 gene encoding putative asparagine synthase, with the translated sequence MSGIVGIYNLDSQSVEPQKLAVMVDAIAHRGPDGADVWCSGAIGLGHRMLWSTPESLLEKLPLVDHNGELVITADIRIDNRDELISALSIDNCPPEKITDSQLVLAAYAKWGEQCPNKLLGDFAFVIWDQQKQILFCARDHFGIKPLYYYYQPGQQFYFASEMKALLSLPEVPNKVNEIAIANHLHPFTEDKSITAYKNIYRLPPAHTMTVSYTGGLQSHAYWSLKVGQELRLNSDAEYAAAFREVFTEAVRCRLRSAFPVSCHLSGGLDSSSIACVARDILQEKGAQLHTFSNIFEEVPECDERQYINPVLNQGGFIPHYVHADQSGPLSEWQDYYKYMEEPFIGPSHFLVWGLNRAAQQAGIRISLDGFDGDTTVSHGITYFAELARQGKWQTFIQEAQAISQHFDTSLAAIFYGYAIPYLQELVKQRKMLTFVRTALQISQHFRVSRRKLFVTYGIKPLVPQYILKIWRSLRGHKQNQPQVTSLINPHFAKQVGINPLTPSHDQDQNPAITVREEQCRTLNSALFTTVLELGDLCSAAFSLESRHPFMDKRLIEFCLSLPPEQKLNQGWSRLVMRRGLEGILPQEVQWRGGKTNMTPNFQRGLLHFDRQLLDEVITNDANNLQEFVDLNTLRRYYDNLISTTEDVNDDSTIPGWKALTLALWLNHNQINHKSD